A stretch of the Raphanus sativus cultivar WK10039 unplaced genomic scaffold, ASM80110v3 Scaffold4132, whole genome shotgun sequence genome encodes the following:
- the LOC130507172 gene encoding uncharacterized protein LOC130507172: VEPRVGDEFQAEIPPMMSPSQRALFLSTPLALDDSSRSFLIGQPVQLTWREKHQKGQVNGDDDDDSIDMNQSLKSLRAKRSRSSSANKTRGDESVKKQRLSLEAVPEIPPTSSWEDLEVASFVLGLYTFGKNFTQVKKFMESRGTGEVALFYYGKFYDSASYHSWSDSRKKRRRRRKCVYGRKIYSGWRQHQLLSRLIPSVSDESQKQMLVNVSKSFAEGNITLEKYISAVKDLVGLRPLVEAVGIGKRKDDLTVITSGPVMKTTKPWFTVSPKSSYPGLGKAYASLTSADIINQLTGSSRLSKARCSDIFWEAVWPRLLARGWRSEQVKDRGYFTSKDNIVFIVPGVKEFSRGELVKGDDYFDSVSDILTKVALDPQLLEFEAAADEFAVVAENSSDQSDEESSSQSDKQRHRYLKSPCSNRGDLQTKFTVVDTSLVAGGKLCDLRNLNAEPLVCSEPKTRLGDKLVSNNVEMPLEAKKQVDDDPMLFTVIDSSIKEEESLEKVKDRSKRLLIKHRSNRQAETNDRSVSSAPSLKRRRLSACIRGEKRLSREDSVYKHSPGDDTKNMVCPESDHLSLCAVKNQNSTREEMNEYDNKCSQEEVRTAQELISSEQEPNGFCSVSESDKKYAAIPKQEQAVELPSIQGSNNPPSNDLGTTQELGSSEQQQHDNTAAPRRQSTRKRPLTTRALEALESSYLTTKGLKSTVKPRKRERYTKKNLSAKACNRAQPSLDNGSVGLEKIEEDKSKATASKPLDQIEDSKPSLPLNGATRQDSKPVLTERPKLPPIVLKLSLKRSRGASETQV, from the exons GTCGAGCCACGTGTTGGAGACGAGTTTCAGGCCGAGATTCCACCTATGATGTCTCCATCTCAACGTGCATTGTTTCTCTCAACTCCTCTGGCTTTGGATGATTCCTCACGTTCCTTTCTCATCGGACAACCTGTCCAACTAACGTGGAGAGAAAAGCATCAGAAAGGTCAAGTAaatggagatgatgatgatgatagtatCGACATGAACCAGTCTTTGAAATCTTTAAGAGCAAAAAGAAGCCGCTCCTCCTCAGCCAACAAGACCAGAGGCGACGAGAGTGTCAAGAAGCAGAGGTTGAGTCTCGAGGCTGTTCCAGAGATACCACCAACCAGCTCCTGGGAAGATCTTGAGGTGGCTAGCTTCGTTCTTGGTCTGTACACGTTCGGGAAGAACTTCACTCAGGTGAAGAAGTTCATGGAGAGCAGAGGAACAGGAGAGGTAGCATTGTTTTACTATGGGAAGTTCTACGATTCAGCTAGTTACCACAGCTGGTCTGATTCACGCAAGAAGCGGAGGAGGAGACGGAAGTGTGTGTACGGAAGAAAGATCTATTCAGGTTGGAGGCAGCATCAGTTGTTATCTCGTTTGATTCCTTCTGTttctgacgaatctcagaaacAGATGCTTGTGAAT GTCTCAAAGTCATTTGCTGAAGGGAACATCACTCTTGAGAAATACATAAGCGCGGTGAAGGATCTTGTAGGTCTCAGGCCTCTTGTAGAGGCTGTGGGGATTGGTAAAAGAAAAGATGATCTCACGGTTATTACGTCAGGACCAGTGATGAAGACAACCAAACCATGGTTCACGGTTTCTCCAAAGTCTTCTTACCCTGGCTTAGGCAAAGCTTACGCTTCGCTCACATCTGCCGACATAATAAACCAGTTAACAGGCAGTTCCCGTCTAAGCAAAGCACGCTGCAGTGATATCTTCTGGGAAGCTGTGTGGCCGCGTTTGCTAGCCAGAGGATGGCGTTCAGAGCAGGTCAAGGACCGAGGCTATTTCACTTCAAAGGATAACATTGTCTTCATTGTCCCTGGCGTGAAAGAGTTTTCTAGAGGGGAGCTTGTTAAAGGCGATGATTACTTTGATTCCGTCAGTGACATTCTAACAAAGGTTGCTCTAGATCCTCAGCTTCTTGAGTTTGAAGCGGCCGCCGATGAGTTTGCTGTTGTTGCGGAGAACTCTTCTGACCAATCAGATGAAGAGTCTTCTTCCCAATCTGATAAACAAAGACACCGTTACCTAAAGTCTCCATGTTCTAACCGTGGAGATCTCCAAACGAAGTTCACCGTTGTGGACACTAGCTTGGTTGCAGGAGGGAAGCTGTGTGATTTGCGGAATCTGAATGCAGAGCCTTTAGTCTGTTCTGAGCCAAAGACTCGTCTAGGAGATAAACTGGTTAGTAACAATGTGGAAATGCCTCTGGAGGCCAAGAAGCAAGTGGATGATGACCCAATGCTATTCACAGTTATTGATTCTAGTATAAAGGAGGAGGAGAGTTTGGAGAAGGTTAAGGATCGGTCAAAGAGGCTTCTGATCAAGCATAGGTCTAACCGACAAGCAGAAACTAATGATCGTTCAGTAAGTTCTGCTCCATCGTTGAAACGCAGACGGCTCAGTGCTTGCATCAGAGGTGAGAAAAGACTTTCAAGAGAGGACTCAGTGTACAAACATTCACCGGGTGATGATACAAAGAACATGGTATGTCCTGAATCAGACCACTTAAGTTTATGCGCTGTCAAAAACCAAAATAGCACTCGTGAAGAGATGAATGAGTATGATAACAAGTGCTCTCAAGAGGAGGTAAGAACAGCCCAAGAACTCATTTCATCAGAACAAGAACCAAACGGGTTCTGTTCAGTGTCTGAATCAGACAAAAAATATGCTGCCATTCCTAAACAAGAGCAAGCAGTTGAGCTCCCTTCCATTCAAGGCTCCAACAATCCTCCTTCCAATGATCTGGGAACTACTCAAGAACTTGGTTCCTCAGAACAACAACAGCACGACAATACAGCTGCTCCTAGAAGACAGAGCACAAGAAAGAGACCATTGACCACCCGGGCTCTCGAAGCTCTTGAATCCAGCTATCTTACAACCAAGGGACTGAAAAGCACGGTTAAACCAAGAAAACGTGAAAGGTATACGAAGAAAAACCTCTCAGCTAAAGCTTGTAACAGAGCACAACCTTCGCTAGACAATGGTAGTGTAGGTTTggagaaaatagaagaagatAAGAGCAAAGCAACAGCAAGTAAGCCCTTGGATCAAATAGAGGATTCAAAGCCTAGCCTTCCTCTTAATGGAGCAACAAGACAAGATTCAAAGCCGGTACTAACTGAACGTCCTAAACTTCCACCTATTGTTTTGAAGCTTTCACTTAAACGTAGCAGAGGAGCTTCAGAGACTCAAGTCTGA